The following coding sequences lie in one Myxococcus xanthus genomic window:
- the murJ gene encoding murein biosynthesis integral membrane protein MurJ, with protein sequence MTTSSPESPPPPIAPVAPPRPERSGGGAALVAAGILASRLMGLVRERVFAHYLGNAEAAAVFKAALRIPNFLQNLFGEGVLSGSFIPVYAQLLGRKDTETADRVAGAVFGILSLVTALVVALGMVFTPLLVDAIAPGFRGQERELAVHLVRILFPGTGMLVLSAWCLGILNSHRRFLLSYLAPVVWNLVIIAALVAAGGRYEEEALVSVLAYAVVLGSFLQFAVQVPSVLKLLGRFRPTLSLAAEPVRQVLKNFGPVVLGRGVVQFSAWVDTAFASLISNRALSSLLYAQTIYLIPVSLFGMAVSAAELPEMSRATGEGADVAARLRQRIDGGARRICFWVVPSAAAFLFLGDMVAAALLQTGRFDAADSRYLWYLLMGAALGLVASTVGRLYASAFYALKDPKTPLRFAVVRVLVGTLGAWVLGLRLPGWLGVPQYLGAVGLTLASGLVAWLEAGLLRRKLVKQLGPVGVPSGLLPRLWGAAVVAGLVAVGIKVGLTSLLGPMPGVTAEWGGGFLMPPRLHPVLGFAAVALPFGAVYFGMSAALGIPEAGTVLRKVGRKLRLVR encoded by the coding sequence GTGACCACGTCCTCGCCCGAGTCTCCGCCCCCGCCGATTGCGCCGGTCGCGCCTCCTCGTCCCGAGCGTTCAGGGGGGGGCGCCGCGCTGGTAGCGGCCGGCATCCTTGCTTCCCGGCTGATGGGCCTGGTGCGCGAGCGCGTCTTCGCTCACTACCTGGGCAACGCGGAGGCCGCGGCCGTCTTCAAGGCGGCGTTGCGCATTCCCAACTTCCTGCAGAACCTGTTCGGCGAGGGCGTCCTCTCCGGCTCGTTCATCCCCGTCTACGCGCAGCTCTTGGGCCGCAAGGACACGGAGACGGCGGACCGGGTCGCGGGCGCCGTCTTCGGCATCCTGTCCCTGGTCACGGCGCTGGTGGTGGCGCTGGGCATGGTGTTCACCCCGCTGCTGGTGGATGCCATCGCGCCTGGCTTCCGGGGACAGGAGCGGGAGCTGGCCGTCCACCTGGTGCGCATCCTCTTCCCCGGCACAGGCATGCTGGTGCTGAGCGCCTGGTGCCTGGGCATCCTCAACAGCCATCGGCGCTTCCTCCTTTCGTACCTGGCGCCCGTCGTCTGGAACCTGGTCATCATCGCCGCGTTGGTGGCCGCGGGAGGCCGCTACGAGGAAGAGGCGTTGGTCTCGGTGCTGGCCTACGCTGTGGTGCTGGGCAGCTTCCTCCAGTTCGCGGTGCAGGTGCCCTCCGTCCTCAAGTTGCTGGGCCGCTTCCGCCCGACGCTGTCGCTGGCGGCGGAGCCCGTGCGGCAGGTGCTGAAGAACTTCGGGCCGGTGGTGCTGGGGCGCGGCGTGGTCCAGTTCAGCGCCTGGGTGGACACGGCCTTCGCGTCACTCATCTCCAATCGCGCGCTGTCCTCGCTGCTCTACGCGCAGACCATCTACCTCATCCCGGTGAGCCTCTTTGGGATGGCGGTGTCCGCGGCGGAGCTGCCGGAGATGTCGCGCGCCACGGGGGAGGGCGCCGACGTGGCCGCCAGGTTGCGCCAACGCATCGACGGAGGCGCACGCCGCATCTGCTTCTGGGTCGTCCCGTCGGCGGCGGCCTTCCTCTTCCTGGGGGACATGGTGGCGGCGGCGTTGCTGCAGACGGGGCGCTTCGATGCGGCGGACTCGCGCTACCTCTGGTACCTGCTCATGGGGGCGGCGCTGGGGTTGGTGGCCTCCACGGTGGGCCGCCTCTATGCCTCCGCCTTCTATGCTCTGAAGGACCCGAAGACGCCGCTGCGCTTCGCGGTGGTACGCGTGCTGGTGGGCACCCTGGGCGCATGGGTGCTGGGCCTGCGGCTGCCGGGCTGGCTCGGGGTGCCGCAGTACCTGGGCGCCGTGGGCCTCACCCTGGCCAGTGGCCTGGTGGCCTGGCTGGAGGCGGGACTGCTGCGCCGCAAGCTGGTGAAGCAGCTGGGGCCGGTCGGCGTCCCGTCTGGACTGCTGCCTCGCTTGTGGGGCGCCGCGGTAGTGGCTGGATTGGTGGCGGTGGGCATCAAGGTGGGCCTCACCTCGCTGCTCGGGCCGATGCCCGGCGTGACGGCGGAGTGGGGGGGAGGCTTCCTGATGCCGCCGCGCCTGCACCCTGTTCTGGGCTTCGCAGCGGTGGCGCTTCCGTTCGGTGCTGTTTATTTCGGGATGTCAGCGGCCCTGGGCATCCCGGAGGCGGGAACGGTGTTGCGCAAGGTGGGGCGGAAGCTGCGTCTGGTGCGCTAA
- the rsmI gene encoding 16S rRNA (cytidine(1402)-2'-O)-methyltransferase — translation MAGTLYLVATPIGNLGDVTSRALDTLRAVRFIACEDTRHSRVLLDHFGIGGKDLVSLPAFAEGQRAGRILDRIGEGEDCALVTDAGSPAISDPGEKLVSEALERGLTVVPVPGPTALVAALSASGLPTGRFHFLGFLPRKGAERRAMLEEVAQLSATLVLYESPRRLSETLPDLLDAWGDRRACVARELTKLHEEFARGTLSELAARYAAEEPRGEVVVLVEGRTGETRWSEEELRRALEEGLSRGEKLKALSTELARRAGWAGQDVYRLGLSLKR, via the coding sequence ATGGCTGGAACGCTCTATCTGGTGGCGACGCCCATCGGGAACCTGGGGGACGTCACGTCGCGCGCGTTGGACACCCTGCGCGCGGTGCGCTTCATCGCGTGTGAGGACACGCGGCACTCGCGGGTGCTGCTCGACCACTTCGGCATTGGCGGGAAGGACCTGGTGAGCCTGCCTGCCTTCGCGGAAGGGCAGCGCGCCGGACGCATCTTGGACCGGATAGGGGAAGGGGAGGACTGCGCGCTCGTGACCGACGCGGGCAGCCCCGCCATCAGCGACCCGGGCGAGAAGCTGGTATCCGAGGCGCTGGAGCGCGGATTGACGGTGGTGCCGGTGCCAGGCCCCACGGCGCTGGTCGCGGCGCTGAGCGCCTCTGGATTGCCCACGGGGCGCTTCCACTTCCTGGGCTTCCTCCCGCGCAAGGGCGCCGAGCGCCGGGCGATGCTGGAGGAAGTGGCGCAGCTGTCCGCCACCCTGGTGCTCTATGAGTCCCCACGCCGTCTGTCGGAGACGTTGCCCGACCTGCTCGACGCCTGGGGCGACCGGCGCGCGTGCGTGGCGCGGGAGCTGACGAAGCTGCACGAGGAGTTCGCTCGGGGCACCTTGTCCGAGCTGGCCGCGCGTTACGCGGCGGAAGAGCCCCGCGGCGAGGTGGTGGTGCTGGTGGAAGGCCGCACTGGCGAGACGCGTTGGTCCGAGGAGGAACTGCGCCGGGCCCTGGAGGAAGGGCTGTCTCGCGGCGAGAAGCTCAAGGCGCTGAGCACCGAGCTGGCCCGCCGCGCGGGCTGGGCCGGTCAGGACGTCTACCGGCTGGGGCTTTCGCTGAAGCGCTGA
- the encA gene encoding encapsulin nanocompartment shell protein EncA: protein MPDFLGHAENPLREEEWARLNETVIQVARRSLVGRRILDIYGPLGAGVQTVPYDEFQGVSPGAVDIVGEQETAMVFTDARKFKTIPIIYKDFLLHWRDIEAARTHNMPLDVSAAAGAAALCAQQEDELIFYGDARLGYEGLMTANGRLTVPLGDWTSPGGGFQAIVEATRKLNEQGHFGPYAVVLSPRLYSQLHRIYEKTGVLEIETIRQLASDGVYQSNRLRGDSGVVVSTGRENMDLAVSMDMVAAYLGASRMNHPFRVLEALLLRIKHPDAICTLEGAGATERR, encoded by the coding sequence ATGCCTGACTTCCTTGGACATGCCGAGAACCCGCTCCGCGAAGAGGAGTGGGCGCGTCTGAACGAGACTGTCATCCAGGTCGCCCGGCGTTCGCTGGTGGGCAGGCGCATCCTGGACATCTACGGGCCGCTGGGCGCCGGGGTGCAGACGGTGCCCTACGACGAGTTCCAGGGCGTGTCGCCCGGCGCCGTGGACATCGTCGGCGAGCAGGAGACCGCGATGGTCTTCACCGATGCTCGCAAGTTCAAGACCATCCCCATCATCTACAAGGACTTCCTGCTGCACTGGCGCGACATCGAGGCCGCGCGCACGCACAACATGCCGCTGGACGTGTCGGCCGCCGCCGGCGCCGCCGCGCTGTGCGCGCAGCAGGAAGACGAGCTCATCTTCTACGGTGACGCGCGGCTGGGCTACGAAGGCCTGATGACGGCCAACGGCCGGCTCACGGTGCCGCTGGGTGACTGGACGTCGCCGGGTGGTGGGTTCCAGGCCATCGTCGAGGCCACGCGCAAGCTCAATGAGCAGGGCCACTTCGGCCCCTACGCCGTCGTCCTGTCGCCGCGGCTGTACTCGCAGCTGCACCGCATCTACGAGAAGACGGGCGTGCTGGAGATTGAGACCATCCGCCAGCTCGCGTCGGACGGCGTCTACCAGTCCAACCGCCTGCGCGGGGACTCCGGCGTGGTGGTGTCCACCGGCCGGGAGAACATGGACCTCGCTGTGTCCATGGACATGGTGGCGGCGTACCTGGGCGCGTCGCGGATGAACCACCCGTTCCGCGTGCTGGAGGCGCTGCTGCTGCGCATCAAGCACCCGGACGCCATCTGCACCCTGGAGGGCGCCGGCGCCACGGAACGTCGCTAG
- a CDS encoding YraN family protein, translated as MRRAAPAERREYGNAGEEAAVRFLEAQGWRVRHRNWTCRFGELDVVAERDDLVCFVEVRMRSTATWGDPSHSVSFAKQRRVVKAALRYLFAHDLRGRMLRFDVISVVGRGERATVEHIPGAFDAGM; from the coding sequence ATGCGACGGGCGGCGCCGGCTGAGCGGCGGGAGTACGGGAATGCGGGGGAGGAGGCGGCTGTGCGCTTCCTGGAGGCGCAGGGGTGGCGGGTGCGGCATCGCAACTGGACCTGCCGCTTCGGGGAACTGGACGTGGTCGCCGAACGTGACGACCTGGTGTGCTTCGTGGAAGTGCGGATGCGCTCCACGGCCACCTGGGGCGACCCCTCCCACAGCGTGTCTTTCGCCAAGCAGCGCCGGGTGGTGAAGGCGGCGCTTCGGTACCTGTTCGCGCATGACTTGCGTGGACGGATGCTCCGTTTCGACGTGATTTCGGTGGTGGGGCGCGGGGAGCGCGCCACCGTGGAGCACATCCCTGGCGCCTTCGACGCGGGGATGTGA
- a CDS encoding ATP-binding protein, translating to MQFAEVAVQNVRGFSPAGRFALKAGYLVLKPPSAESSPLAGLSLALLFADGRGSDASFIASGAKSGKAALTFVGVDGVTYRVLRDLGGSGTLHRMNPTTQQPELVSSDASEISQFLRGQAGLPPKTTFEQVYCLQSAQLPSRRPRKSAAAAAKVDPKTSGRYPSLASASTVLPAEDIPAAEAKLRALEQELSASTEVDSLQFKADGVASQIFDAEQRLKGTEGLKVAIAEAEAAWRAAPTPESLGLPQDIVNRLKRHPKVIARRDEALARLNADRENEAEARPASVPPLTQNMGFWAGLGAGVLFLALAMGLGFGVDRTFRYLALLDIPAFGVAAFLALRYVDDLQKATRHGSKENRFDIREKKILEEYEAEAAPLRMAQKALDVEELDGIAPALERKELLGARVAELRDQLHTMESDPDYLAAAAQVQSLKAEAEALNEELTQKGTYVRDMREVEREMGRLKESIALAKAPPPPAAPGPDGSVPVETLEDPSPVLLSQAADVFTTDILSVQAMLKERCVQYLTALTDRRYQGIEWDREGKAFALTAGRRVPVGELPAKDLDLYYLALRLTVVEKTSARVKRPFLLEDVFTGMEEVKLPLIARMLKHLGTLTQVLHVTSHPGFAQMSDGPVNV from the coding sequence ATGCAATTCGCTGAAGTCGCCGTCCAGAACGTCCGCGGTTTCTCCCCCGCGGGGCGCTTTGCCCTGAAGGCGGGATACCTCGTCCTCAAACCGCCCTCGGCGGAGTCGAGCCCCCTGGCGGGCCTTTCCCTCGCGCTGCTCTTCGCGGACGGGCGCGGCAGTGATGCCAGCTTCATCGCTTCCGGTGCGAAGTCTGGCAAGGCGGCCCTGACGTTCGTCGGAGTGGATGGGGTGACGTACCGCGTGCTGCGCGACCTCGGCGGCTCCGGGACGTTGCACCGGATGAATCCCACGACACAGCAGCCGGAGCTCGTCTCGTCGGATGCGTCGGAGATCAGCCAGTTCCTTCGCGGACAGGCGGGACTTCCACCGAAGACCACGTTCGAGCAGGTGTACTGCCTTCAGTCCGCGCAGCTTCCCTCGCGACGCCCGAGGAAGTCCGCTGCCGCCGCGGCGAAGGTGGACCCCAAGACGTCCGGCAGGTACCCGTCGCTGGCGTCCGCGTCCACGGTGTTGCCCGCGGAGGACATCCCCGCCGCCGAGGCGAAGCTGCGCGCGCTGGAGCAGGAGCTGAGCGCCTCCACGGAGGTGGACAGCCTTCAGTTCAAGGCGGATGGCGTGGCCTCCCAGATCTTCGACGCCGAGCAGCGGCTGAAGGGCACCGAGGGGCTCAAGGTGGCCATCGCCGAGGCCGAGGCCGCCTGGCGCGCGGCGCCGACACCCGAGTCCCTGGGGCTGCCCCAGGACATCGTGAATCGCCTGAAGCGCCACCCCAAGGTGATTGCCCGACGTGACGAGGCCCTGGCGCGCCTCAACGCGGACCGGGAGAACGAGGCGGAGGCGCGTCCCGCCTCGGTGCCACCCCTGACGCAGAACATGGGGTTCTGGGCCGGCCTGGGCGCGGGAGTGCTGTTCCTGGCGCTGGCCATGGGCCTGGGCTTCGGTGTGGACCGGACCTTCCGCTATCTGGCGCTGCTGGACATCCCGGCCTTCGGCGTCGCGGCCTTCCTGGCGCTGCGCTACGTGGATGACCTGCAGAAGGCCACGCGCCATGGCAGCAAGGAGAACCGCTTCGACATCCGGGAGAAGAAGATCCTCGAGGAGTACGAGGCGGAAGCCGCGCCGCTGCGCATGGCGCAGAAGGCGCTCGACGTGGAAGAGTTGGACGGCATCGCCCCGGCCCTGGAGCGCAAGGAGCTGCTGGGCGCGCGCGTCGCGGAGCTGAGGGACCAGTTGCATACGATGGAGTCGGATCCGGACTACCTCGCGGCGGCCGCCCAGGTGCAGTCGCTGAAGGCGGAGGCAGAGGCGCTCAACGAGGAGCTGACGCAGAAGGGCACGTACGTCCGCGACATGCGCGAGGTGGAGCGTGAGATGGGGCGGCTGAAGGAGTCCATTGCCCTGGCCAAGGCGCCCCCGCCACCAGCCGCGCCGGGCCCGGATGGCTCCGTGCCCGTGGAGACGCTGGAGGATCCGTCGCCCGTGCTGCTGTCCCAGGCGGCGGACGTGTTCACCACGGACATCCTGTCCGTGCAGGCGATGCTGAAGGAGCGGTGCGTCCAGTACCTCACCGCGCTCACGGACCGGCGGTACCAGGGCATTGAGTGGGACCGCGAGGGCAAGGCCTTTGCCCTGACGGCGGGCCGGCGGGTGCCGGTGGGCGAGCTCCCCGCGAAGGACTTGGACCTGTACTACCTGGCCCTGCGGCTGACGGTGGTGGAGAAGACGAGCGCCCGCGTGAAGCGTCCCTTCCTGTTGGAGGACGTCTTCACGGGGATGGAGGAGGTGAAGCTGCCCCTCATCGCCCGGATGCTGAAGCACCTGGGCACGCTGACGCAGGTGCTGCACGTCACCTCGCACCCGGGCTTCGCGCAGATGTCGGACGGCCCCGTTAACGTCTGA
- the encB gene encoding encapsulin nanocompartment cargo protein EncB codes for MAGPPDSDLDDVARIRLVLARELETINEYEAYARASSHPEVRAFFQHLAAEEKEHVSEAVHMLRMLDSGQNDHFAKPFVPGHFQAAEPPAPTPASVHVPAPDGPAFSVNGRNGRLPSEPPTSLPPQRLLYGLPAPPPAVESHPLTVGSLRRGGGSGSGR; via the coding sequence ATGGCCGGCCCTCCCGACAGTGACTTGGACGACGTGGCGCGCATCCGCCTCGTGCTGGCACGTGAGCTGGAGACGATCAACGAGTACGAAGCCTACGCTCGTGCCTCCTCCCACCCGGAGGTCCGCGCGTTCTTCCAGCACCTGGCCGCCGAGGAGAAAGAGCACGTCTCCGAGGCCGTTCACATGCTCCGCATGTTGGACAGTGGTCAGAACGACCACTTCGCCAAGCCCTTCGTCCCCGGTCATTTCCAGGCCGCCGAGCCCCCCGCCCCCACCCCCGCCTCCGTCCATGTGCCCGCACCGGACGGCCCGGCTTTCTCCGTCAACGGCCGCAACGGCCGGCTCCCCTCCGAGCCGCCAACGTCCCTGCCGCCCCAGCGGCTGCTGTACGGCCTGCCCGCGCCGCCGCCCGCCGTGGAGTCGCACCCGCTCACCGTGGGTTCGCTGCGCCGGGGTGGTGGTTCCGGCAGCGGTCGCTGA
- a CDS encoding S1 RNA-binding domain-containing protein: protein MGPKKPKATFGDVMLGIPSGGARSEGGRGEQRGGGRGGERGGSGRGEREAQPRPAGGAPRDERGPRGGGERRGGGDRRPSGPMVVVKRASGAIETRGPVGDAPAEATATAEETTAAAESSAATPAPTPRPVTPTPAPTSALYEEVPEAQSFAEMFEAQAKEGGTPSRKGLRVGEKVRGTIFQLGADTAFVSVEGAAKSEAMIELRELKDDEGILRFGVGDTIDAHVVEVGAKGILLSRALAKGSANLALLAEARASGMPVEGLVLSVNKGGVEVAIGDIRAFCPISQLDLRYVEKPDQFIGEKLQFRVSEVRERNVVLSRRALLEDEQRQLAAETRKNLAQGKIVKGKVTGVRDFGVFVDLGGVEGMIPVSELSYTRVGHPSDVVKVGDDVEVEILRMEAGQPNSPDKSKQKERITLSMRSRQEDPFQKALSEIKEGDRVQGKVVRLQQFGAFVELRPGVDGLVHISALSDRRIAHPRDVVKEGESIWVSVEKIDTQEKRIGLRRISEEEAQRPPEERSAPAAAEAAAPAQPAAPRPKVGQVVVGKVDRIEPYGVFLAFPGGKGLLPASETGTERGTDLRKHYSLGQEVKVAILDIDASGKIRLSVTAAIRAEERAEVEAWQKTQQPQGAGKKGFGTFADLLSKARK, encoded by the coding sequence ATGGGTCCCAAGAAGCCGAAGGCCACCTTCGGTGACGTGATGCTCGGCATCCCTTCCGGGGGAGCTCGCAGCGAGGGCGGTCGGGGCGAACAACGTGGCGGTGGCCGTGGAGGCGAGCGCGGCGGCAGTGGCCGTGGCGAGCGCGAGGCCCAGCCGCGTCCGGCGGGTGGTGCGCCGCGCGACGAGCGGGGTCCCCGTGGCGGGGGCGAGCGCCGTGGCGGAGGCGACCGTCGTCCGTCGGGCCCCATGGTTGTCGTGAAGCGGGCGTCGGGTGCCATCGAGACGCGCGGCCCGGTGGGGGATGCTCCCGCCGAGGCGACCGCGACGGCCGAGGAGACGACCGCCGCCGCCGAGTCCTCCGCCGCGACGCCGGCCCCCACGCCGCGTCCGGTGACGCCGACGCCGGCGCCGACCAGCGCGCTGTATGAGGAAGTCCCCGAGGCCCAGTCCTTCGCCGAGATGTTCGAGGCGCAGGCCAAGGAGGGTGGAACGCCCAGCCGCAAGGGCCTGCGCGTGGGCGAGAAGGTCCGTGGCACCATCTTCCAGCTCGGCGCGGATACCGCGTTCGTGTCGGTGGAAGGCGCTGCCAAGAGCGAAGCGATGATCGAGCTTCGCGAGCTGAAGGACGATGAGGGCATCCTGCGCTTCGGCGTGGGTGACACCATCGACGCGCACGTGGTGGAGGTGGGCGCCAAGGGCATCCTCCTCAGCCGCGCGCTGGCCAAGGGCAGCGCGAACCTGGCCCTGCTGGCCGAGGCCCGCGCTTCCGGCATGCCCGTCGAGGGACTGGTGCTGAGCGTGAACAAGGGCGGTGTGGAGGTCGCCATCGGTGACATCCGCGCGTTCTGCCCCATCAGCCAGCTGGACCTGCGCTACGTGGAGAAGCCGGACCAGTTCATCGGCGAGAAGCTCCAGTTCCGCGTGAGCGAGGTCCGCGAGCGCAACGTGGTGCTGTCGCGCCGCGCGCTGTTGGAGGACGAGCAGCGTCAGCTGGCCGCGGAGACGCGCAAGAACCTGGCCCAGGGCAAGATCGTCAAGGGCAAGGTCACCGGCGTGCGCGACTTCGGCGTGTTCGTGGACCTGGGCGGCGTGGAGGGCATGATTCCCGTCTCCGAGCTTTCGTACACCCGCGTCGGTCACCCGAGCGACGTGGTGAAGGTCGGTGACGACGTCGAGGTCGAAATCCTCCGCATGGAGGCCGGCCAGCCCAACTCGCCGGACAAGTCCAAGCAGAAGGAGCGCATCACGCTGTCCATGCGCTCGCGCCAGGAAGATCCGTTCCAGAAGGCGCTGTCCGAAATCAAGGAAGGCGACCGCGTCCAGGGCAAGGTCGTCCGCCTGCAGCAGTTCGGCGCCTTCGTGGAGCTGCGTCCGGGCGTGGACGGTCTGGTCCACATCTCCGCGCTCAGCGACCGCCGCATCGCGCACCCGCGCGACGTGGTGAAGGAAGGGGAGAGCATCTGGGTGTCGGTGGAGAAGATCGACACGCAGGAGAAGCGCATCGGCCTGCGTCGCATCTCCGAGGAAGAGGCGCAGCGTCCTCCCGAGGAGCGCTCGGCGCCCGCCGCAGCGGAGGCCGCCGCTCCGGCGCAGCCCGCCGCGCCCCGTCCCAAGGTGGGCCAGGTCGTCGTGGGCAAGGTGGATCGCATCGAGCCCTACGGCGTGTTCCTCGCGTTCCCGGGCGGCAAGGGCTTGCTGCCCGCGAGCGAGACGGGCACCGAGCGTGGCACCGACCTGCGCAAGCACTACTCGCTGGGCCAGGAGGTGAAGGTGGCCATCCTGGACATCGACGCGTCCGGGAAGATCCGCCTGTCCGTCACCGCCGCCATCCGCGCGGAGGAGCGCGCCGAGGTGGAGGCCTGGCAGAAGACGCAGCAGCCGCAGGGCGCGGGCAAGAAGGGCTTCGGCACCTTCGCGGATCTGCTCAGCAAGGCGCGCAAGTAA
- a CDS encoding sigma-54-dependent transcriptional regulator translates to MAKVLVIDDEANLRKVLATMLRRDGFDVTVAENGEQGLAEFHKNGADIVVTDLVMPKVGGMEVLGTIRAANPDVPVIIITAHGTVDSAVDAIKAGAFDYITKPFDQAELSSVVAKAAKTNESARRSVRPDVKARAAIIGDSSTIQEVYKIIDKVADTPSTVLITGESGTGKELIATALHGASSRRDKPFIKINCAAIPHTLLESELFGYERGAFTGAVTSKPGRFELADEGTLFLDEIGEIPVEMQVKLLRALQEGEFERVGGIKTTRVDVRLVAATNRDLQAEIEAGRFRKDLYYRLAVVPISLPALRERRSDIPMLARHFVEKYNRRLNKKIEGIADDAMALLQGYAWPGNIRELENLIERVLLFADGPLITARDLPEPVRQGTSVQAGANLASAVASIDVPTGEVGLKDIVRMKAAELERDLIVKKLEETGGNVTRAARLLQISRKSLQTKMKEFGLRDTTPDGQEDGPDE, encoded by the coding sequence ATGGCCAAGGTCCTGGTCATCGACGACGAGGCGAACCTCCGCAAGGTGCTCGCCACGATGCTGCGCCGGGACGGCTTTGACGTCACCGTGGCGGAGAACGGCGAGCAAGGGCTCGCCGAGTTCCACAAGAACGGCGCGGACATCGTGGTGACGGACCTGGTGATGCCCAAGGTGGGCGGCATGGAGGTGCTCGGCACCATCCGCGCCGCCAACCCGGACGTCCCCGTCATCATCATCACCGCGCATGGCACGGTGGACTCCGCCGTGGACGCCATCAAGGCGGGCGCGTTCGACTACATCACCAAGCCCTTCGATCAGGCGGAGTTGTCCTCCGTCGTCGCCAAGGCCGCGAAGACGAACGAGAGCGCCCGCCGCTCCGTGCGCCCGGACGTGAAAGCGCGCGCAGCCATCATCGGCGACTCGTCGACGATCCAAGAGGTCTACAAGATCATCGACAAGGTGGCGGACACGCCGTCCACGGTGCTCATCACCGGAGAGAGCGGCACCGGCAAGGAGCTCATCGCCACCGCGTTGCACGGGGCCTCCAGCCGCCGCGACAAGCCGTTCATCAAGATCAACTGCGCCGCCATTCCCCACACGCTGCTGGAGAGCGAGCTCTTCGGCTACGAGCGCGGGGCCTTCACCGGCGCCGTCACGTCCAAGCCCGGCCGCTTCGAGCTTGCCGACGAGGGCACCCTCTTCCTGGACGAGATCGGCGAGATTCCGGTGGAGATGCAGGTGAAGCTGCTGCGCGCGCTCCAGGAGGGCGAGTTCGAGCGCGTGGGCGGAATCAAGACGACGCGCGTGGACGTGCGGCTCGTGGCCGCCACCAACCGCGACCTCCAGGCGGAGATTGAAGCCGGCCGCTTCCGCAAGGACCTCTACTACCGCCTGGCGGTGGTCCCCATCTCCCTGCCCGCCCTGCGTGAGCGCCGCAGCGACATCCCCATGCTCGCCCGGCACTTCGTGGAGAAGTACAACCGGCGCCTCAACAAGAAGATTGAAGGCATCGCCGACGACGCCATGGCCCTGCTCCAGGGCTACGCGTGGCCGGGCAACATCCGCGAGCTGGAGAATCTCATCGAGCGCGTGCTCCTGTTCGCAGACGGGCCCCTCATCACCGCCCGCGACCTGCCGGAGCCGGTCCGCCAGGGAACGAGCGTCCAGGCGGGCGCCAACCTAGCCAGCGCGGTGGCCTCCATCGACGTTCCCACGGGGGAAGTCGGCCTGAAGGACATCGTCCGGATGAAGGCCGCCGAGCTCGAGCGGGACCTCATCGTGAAGAAGCTCGAGGAGACGGGTGGCAATGTCACCCGGGCCGCTCGCCTGCTTCAAATCAGCCGCAAGTCACTCCAGACGAAGATGAAGGAGTTCGGCTTGCGCGACACCACACCAGACGGGCAGGAAGACGGCCCGGACGAATAG
- a CDS encoding peptidoglycan DD-metalloendopeptidase family protein — MRPNLPTLGAPPKRSPFGTVVAVSLILGGAAGGVWWWKQRMVQATEEAAAQMPNAVPDAGAVAAAPTPAPVATDPVKAAGLERVSVSINGPLETALVNAAGSDVGPALAQVVTRTLVWWVSVPGEILRGDTLEVLYQRRTNEEPLVHAVRFTSAKLGKTMSAYRYQGSGEPNARYYLSGGDELELRLERSPIDDYEQVTSLLRDGRKHKGVDFRTPVGTPIKAPFNGVVKRKNWNFSSNGNCIELVESGGKGRRALFLHLDEVDKSVKPGTRFSVGQVIAKSGNTGRSFAPHLHYQLMTQDDRVLDPYDQHKTYRRSLAAQHRSGFEAEMRRMDGLLSASVVAGK, encoded by the coding sequence ATGCGGCCGAACCTTCCCACCCTCGGTGCCCCTCCGAAGCGCAGTCCCTTCGGCACGGTGGTCGCCGTGTCACTCATCCTCGGCGGTGCCGCCGGCGGCGTGTGGTGGTGGAAGCAGCGGATGGTTCAGGCGACGGAAGAGGCCGCGGCCCAGATGCCCAACGCCGTCCCCGATGCGGGCGCCGTCGCCGCGGCGCCCACGCCGGCACCCGTGGCCACGGACCCGGTGAAGGCCGCCGGCCTGGAGCGCGTGTCGGTGAGCATCAACGGCCCCCTGGAGACCGCGCTCGTCAACGCCGCTGGCTCGGACGTGGGTCCGGCGCTGGCGCAGGTGGTGACGCGCACCCTGGTGTGGTGGGTCTCCGTCCCCGGGGAAATCCTCCGCGGTGACACGCTGGAGGTGCTCTACCAGCGCCGCACCAATGAGGAGCCCCTGGTGCACGCGGTGCGCTTCACCAGCGCCAAGCTGGGCAAGACGATGAGCGCGTACCGCTACCAGGGCAGCGGCGAGCCCAATGCCCGGTACTACCTGTCCGGCGGCGACGAGCTGGAGCTGAGGCTGGAGCGCTCCCCCATCGACGACTACGAGCAGGTGACGTCCCTGCTCCGCGACGGCCGCAAGCACAAGGGCGTGGACTTCCGCACCCCGGTGGGCACGCCCATCAAGGCCCCCTTCAACGGCGTGGTGAAGCGGAAGAACTGGAACTTCAGCAGCAACGGCAACTGCATCGAGCTGGTGGAGTCGGGCGGCAAGGGTCGCCGCGCGCTCTTCCTCCACCTGGACGAGGTGGACAAGAGCGTCAAGCCGGGCACCCGGTTCTCCGTGGGGCAAGTCATCGCCAAGAGCGGCAACACGGGCCGCAGCTTCGCCCCCCACCTCCACTACCAGCTCATGACGCAGGATGACCGGGTGCTGGACCCCTACGACCAGCACAAGACCTACCGCCGCTCACTGGCCGCGCAGCACCGGTCGGGTTTCGAGGCGGAGATGCGCCGGATGGACGGGTTGCTGAGCGCGTCCGTGGTGGCCGGCAAGTAA